A DNA window from Niabella yanshanensis contains the following coding sequences:
- the cas9 gene encoding type II CRISPR RNA-guided endonuclease Cas9 (Cas9, originally named Csn1, is the large, multifunctional signature protein of type II CRISPR/Cas systems. It is well known even to general audiences because its RNA-guided endonuclease activity has made it a popular tool for custom editing of eukaryotic genomes.): MGKTILGLDLGTNSIGWALIQQDFDSKAGAILGMGVRVIPMSQDILGEFGKGNSVSQTAERTGYRSVRRLRERFLLRRERLHRVLNVLNFLPQHYAAQIDFNKRLGKFLEETEPKLPYNNERFVFKSSFNEMLEDFRKHQPQILKNDKGEEKLVPYDWTIYYLRKKALRERIEKEELAWILLNFNQKRGYYQLRGEEEEEQLNKLVEFYSLKIVDVLADEPQKGKPDIWHSLVLENGWIYRRSSKTPLFDWKDKTRDFIVTTDLNDDGSVKKDKEGNEKRSFRAPAETDWTLIKKKTEQEIDNSHKTVGAYIYDTLLQNPRQKIKGKLVRTIERKFYKQELKQILDRQRGFHPELQNEDLYNDCVRELYRNNEAHQLMLSKKDFVHLFIDDIIFYQRPLRSQKSSISNCTLEFRKYKDEKGAEHVQYLKAVPKSNPYYQEFRIWQWLYNLNIYKKDDDTNVTSDFIHSIEDIETLFDFLNTRKEIEQKPLFKFLLEQEGYKGKLLNAEVEKYRWNYVEDKKYPCNETRTMIATRLEKIENVSNDFLTREIEQKIWHIIYSVNDKTEYEKALKSFARKNDLDENAFLQAFKKFPPFRSEYGSFSEKAIKKLLPLMRIGRHWNYDNIEGKSKERIDKIITGEYDENIKDKVREKAMHLVEETDFQGLQLWLAQYIVYGRHSEATALGKWNAADDLEQFLQDFKQHSLRNPIVEQVITETLRVVKDIWIKYGSGEKDFFSEIHIELGREMKNTAEDRKKITNMVSENENTNLRIKALLAEMMSDVAVENVRPFSPMQQEILKVYEDGVLNSDIEIEDDILKISKTAQPSSSDLRRYKLWLEQKYRSPYTGEIIPLNRLFTPEYEIEHIIPQSRYFDDSFNNKVICETAVNKLKDNYIGLGFIKKFGGTIVECGMGKSVKVFKQEAYEDFVKQHYAKNRGKRSKLMLEEIPEKMIERQMNDTRHISKYISGVLSNIVRVEDGSDEGINSKYIVPGNGKITAQLKQDWGLNDVWNDLILPRFERLNQLTNAAHFTAWNENHQKFLPTVPIELSKGFSKKRIDHRHHALDALVIACATRDHVNLLNNQSAKSDTKRYDLKRKLMQFEREVYNHPHTGERIERDIAKQFLKPWNSFTVDAKSNLEKIVVSFKQNLRVINKATNYYEKWVEKDGMKSKEKVEQTGTNWAIRKAMHKDTVSGKVDLPWYKVPKGKILTATRKSVDVSFDIKTIGSITDTGIQKILKNYLTSKDNNPEMAFSPEGLEDMNKNIEKYNGGKSHQPIVKVRVFELGSKFQIGQAGNKKHKYVEAAKGTNLFFAVYKDEKGKKSYVSVPFNEVVERQKQGLSAVELKGKEDFYLCPNDLVYIPSEDELDNVEGIDFESLSAEKNNSIYKVVSFTGNRLYCIPSNVSTVILNKIEFSQLNKIEFTKEKENCVKLKVDRLGNISKA, from the coding sequence ATGGGCAAAACGATTCTTGGACTTGATTTAGGGACTAATTCGATTGGATGGGCGCTGATTCAACAAGATTTTGATAGTAAAGCGGGAGCTATTCTTGGAATGGGCGTAAGGGTTATTCCGATGTCTCAAGATATTTTAGGGGAGTTCGGGAAGGGGAACTCTGTTTCGCAGACTGCGGAGCGAACCGGTTATAGAAGTGTAAGAAGATTAAGGGAGCGGTTTTTATTACGCAGGGAAAGGCTGCACAGGGTGTTGAATGTTTTAAATTTCTTACCTCAGCACTATGCGGCACAGATAGATTTTAACAAGCGCCTGGGTAAATTTTTAGAGGAAACTGAGCCGAAACTGCCTTATAATAACGAGAGATTTGTTTTTAAAAGTTCTTTCAATGAAATGTTGGAGGATTTCAGAAAACATCAACCGCAGATTTTAAAAAACGACAAAGGGGAGGAAAAATTAGTACCCTACGATTGGACTATTTACTACCTCCGTAAAAAGGCGTTAAGAGAAAGAATAGAAAAGGAAGAACTGGCCTGGATACTTTTGAATTTTAATCAGAAGCGTGGCTATTATCAATTACGTGGAGAAGAGGAGGAAGAGCAACTCAATAAATTGGTAGAATTTTACTCGTTAAAAATCGTAGATGTATTGGCTGATGAACCTCAAAAGGGTAAACCTGATATCTGGCATTCCCTGGTTTTGGAAAATGGATGGATTTACAGACGATCAAGCAAAACACCTTTATTTGATTGGAAGGACAAGACAAGAGATTTTATTGTAACAACAGATTTGAATGATGATGGTTCTGTAAAAAAGGATAAGGAAGGAAATGAGAAACGCAGTTTCCGCGCTCCAGCTGAAACCGACTGGACGCTGATAAAAAAGAAGACTGAACAGGAAATCGACAATTCCCATAAAACAGTGGGTGCTTACATTTACGATACCTTACTTCAAAATCCTAGGCAAAAAATTAAAGGTAAACTGGTTCGCACTATCGAACGTAAATTTTATAAGCAGGAGCTCAAACAAATCCTGGACAGGCAAAGAGGTTTTCATCCTGAATTACAAAACGAAGATCTATATAATGATTGCGTTCGGGAGTTATATCGAAATAATGAAGCGCATCAACTCATGCTGAGTAAAAAGGACTTCGTTCATCTTTTTATCGATGATATCATTTTTTATCAAAGGCCTTTGCGTAGCCAAAAGTCGTCTATATCTAACTGTACGCTGGAGTTTAGAAAATATAAAGATGAAAAGGGTGCAGAACATGTGCAGTACCTTAAAGCGGTTCCTAAGTCTAATCCTTATTACCAGGAGTTCAGGATTTGGCAATGGTTATATAATTTAAACATCTATAAAAAAGACGACGATACCAATGTTACGAGCGACTTTATCCATTCAATAGAAGATATTGAAACCCTGTTTGATTTCTTAAATACCAGGAAAGAAATAGAACAAAAACCGTTGTTTAAATTTTTATTGGAGCAAGAAGGGTATAAAGGAAAACTGCTGAATGCAGAAGTTGAAAAGTATCGATGGAATTATGTGGAGGATAAAAAATACCCCTGTAATGAAACCCGGACGATGATTGCAACGAGGCTTGAAAAAATTGAGAATGTTTCAAATGATTTTTTGACCAGGGAAATCGAACAGAAAATCTGGCATATTATCTACTCAGTAAATGATAAAACTGAGTATGAAAAAGCTTTGAAGTCATTTGCCAGAAAAAATGATCTTGATGAAAATGCTTTCCTGCAAGCATTTAAAAAATTTCCGCCATTTAGAAGTGAGTACGGCTCGTTTTCGGAAAAGGCCATAAAGAAATTATTGCCTTTGATGAGAATAGGTAGACACTGGAATTATGACAACATTGAAGGAAAATCGAAAGAGCGCATAGATAAGATTATCACGGGTGAGTATGATGAAAATATTAAAGATAAGGTAAGGGAAAAGGCGATGCACCTTGTTGAAGAAACAGATTTTCAAGGTTTGCAATTATGGTTGGCTCAATATATTGTTTATGGCAGGCATTCAGAAGCTACCGCGTTGGGTAAATGGAATGCTGCTGATGATTTAGAACAGTTTTTACAAGATTTTAAACAGCATTCGCTTCGCAATCCGATAGTGGAACAGGTAATTACAGAAACGCTTCGTGTTGTAAAGGATATTTGGATTAAATATGGTAGCGGTGAGAAAGATTTCTTTAGTGAAATTCATATTGAGTTGGGGCGGGAAATGAAAAACACCGCCGAAGATCGAAAGAAAATAACCAATATGGTTTCAGAAAATGAAAACACCAATCTTCGTATAAAAGCTTTGCTTGCCGAAATGATGAGCGATGTTGCCGTAGAAAATGTAAGGCCTTTCTCACCAATGCAACAGGAGATTTTAAAAGTATATGAAGATGGGGTGTTAAATTCCGATATAGAGATCGAAGATGATATCTTGAAAATCAGCAAAACGGCGCAGCCTTCCTCGTCTGATTTGAGGCGTTATAAACTTTGGCTGGAACAGAAGTATCGGTCGCCATATACAGGAGAAATTATTCCGCTGAATAGATTATTTACGCCCGAATACGAGATAGAGCACATCATACCGCAGAGCCGTTATTTTGACGATAGTTTTAACAATAAAGTTATTTGTGAAACGGCAGTAAATAAACTTAAAGACAATTACATCGGTCTTGGGTTTATTAAAAAATTTGGAGGCACTATTGTAGAATGTGGGATGGGGAAATCTGTAAAGGTATTTAAACAGGAAGCTTATGAAGATTTTGTAAAGCAACATTATGCTAAAAACCGTGGCAAGCGTAGTAAACTGATGCTTGAAGAAATTCCGGAAAAAATGATTGAAAGGCAGATGAATGATACCCGTCACATCAGTAAATATATTTCAGGTGTATTGTCAAATATAGTGCGTGTAGAAGATGGATCTGACGAGGGGATAAATTCTAAATATATTGTTCCGGGAAACGGAAAAATAACTGCTCAGTTAAAACAAGACTGGGGTTTGAACGATGTGTGGAATGATTTGATTTTACCAAGATTTGAGCGATTGAATCAACTTACCAATGCAGCACATTTTACTGCCTGGAACGAAAACCACCAGAAGTTTTTACCTACGGTCCCAATTGAATTATCGAAAGGGTTTTCTAAAAAAAGGATAGATCATCGCCATCACGCTTTAGATGCCCTGGTAATTGCCTGCGCAACCAGGGATCATGTTAATTTACTCAATAATCAATCTGCTAAATCGGATACGAAACGTTATGATCTGAAGCGAAAACTGATGCAGTTTGAAAGGGAAGTGTATAATCATCCACATACGGGCGAGAGAATTGAGCGGGATATAGCTAAACAGTTTTTGAAGCCCTGGAATAGTTTTACAGTAGATGCAAAAAGCAACCTCGAAAAAATTGTAGTGAGCTTTAAGCAGAATCTTAGGGTGATTAACAAGGCTACAAATTACTATGAGAAGTGGGTAGAAAAAGATGGTATGAAATCCAAAGAAAAGGTAGAGCAAACAGGAACTAATTGGGCAATAAGGAAGGCGATGCATAAAGATACTGTCTCGGGGAAGGTTGATTTGCCCTGGTATAAAGTTCCGAAAGGAAAAATTTTGACTGCTACCAGGAAAAGCGTGGATGTGAGTTTTGATATAAAAACTATTGGAAGCATTACAGATACAGGTATCCAGAAAATCTTGAAGAATTATCTGACCTCAAAAGATAATAATCCGGAAATGGCTTTTTCACCTGAGGGCCTGGAGGACATGAATAAAAATATTGAAAAATACAATGGTGGTAAGTCACATCAACCTATTGTTAAGGTTCGGGTCTTTGAACTAGGAAGCAAATTTCAAATTGGGCAAGCCGGTAATAAAAAGCATAAATATGTGGAAGCTGCCAAAGGAACCAATTTGTTTTTTGCAGTCTATAAAGATGAAAAGGGAAAAAAAAGCTATGTTTCTGTACCTTTTAACGAAGTGGTCGAAAGGCAAAAACAAGGACTGTCCGCTGTAGAGTTAAAGGGCAAAGAAGATTTTTATTTATGTCCCAATGATCTGGTTTATATTCCATCGGAAGATGAACTAGATAATGTTGAGGGAATTGATTTCGAAAGCCTCTCTGCTGAAAAGAACAATAGTATTTATAAGGTGGTGAGTTTTACAGGTAATAGACTGTATTGTATTCCTTCAAATGTCTCTACCGTAATACTTAACAAAATTGAGTTTTCACAGTTAAATAAAATTGAATTCACAAAGGAAAAGGAAAACTGTGTTAAGCTAAAAGTAGATCGTTTGGGTAATATTTCAAAAGCATAA
- a CDS encoding transposase: MLQLETYYHIYNHANGDDNLFREEKNYHFFLKKYHQHIDVIADTLAWCLMPNHFHLLVKIKSAEAIAATDPKFQTLDQLEARTAFLSKQFSNFFSSYTQAFNKVYKRRGSLFIKNFKRKEAVDDDYLRNLVMYIHLNPVKHGFVKEIDHWPWTSWKLFPDTWPEITDRLFRSSEQYLLLHGDKQACFDEYMRLENDLI, translated from the coding sequence ATGCTTCAATTAGAAACATATTATCATATCTATAATCACGCCAATGGCGATGATAACCTGTTTCGCGAAGAAAAAAACTATCATTTCTTTTTAAAAAAATATCATCAGCACATCGATGTAATAGCTGATACCTTAGCCTGGTGCCTGATGCCCAATCATTTTCATCTGCTGGTTAAAATTAAAAGCGCGGAAGCGATAGCAGCAACTGATCCAAAGTTTCAAACTTTGGATCAGTTGGAAGCCCGGACCGCGTTTTTAAGTAAACAATTTTCAAACTTCTTCAGTAGCTATACGCAGGCATTTAATAAAGTATATAAACGGCGGGGTTCTTTATTTATAAAAAATTTTAAGCGAAAGGAAGCTGTAGATGACGATTATCTGCGCAACCTGGTTATGTACATACATCTCAATCCTGTTAAGCATGGATTTGTAAAAGAAATAGACCATTGGCCCTGGACCTCCTGGAAATTGTTTCCGGATACCTGGCCTGAAATAACGGACCGGTTGTTTAGGAGTTCCGAACAATACTTGTTATTACATGGCGATAAGCAAGCCTGCTTTGATGAGTACATGAGGTTGGAGAACGATCTAATTTAA
- the cas1 gene encoding type II CRISPR-associated endonuclease Cas1: MIKRTLYFGNPAYLKTQNEQLVVELPETSEQRTAAIEDIGLVVLDHQQITITQSVLAKLLENNTAVVTCNHTHHPTGLLLNLDGHTLQSQRFKYQVAATVPLQKQLWQQTVMAKITNQAHLLGQKQIANKTLFNLAAKVKSGDSDNCEAQAAAYYWKNLFPEFLNFKRFREGEPPNNLLNYGYAILRAVMARSLVGSGLLPTLGIFHRNQYNAYCLADDIMEPYRPYVDKIVGDIVRMNGRFLEMTPSMKQQLLAIPAMDVMINGEKSPLMNAIQRTTASLAKCFEGSSRKLLYPVLPTDIA; the protein is encoded by the coding sequence ATGATCAAACGAACCCTCTATTTCGGCAATCCAGCCTACCTGAAAACCCAAAACGAACAGTTGGTGGTGGAATTGCCTGAAACCAGCGAGCAAAGAACGGCGGCGATTGAGGATATCGGGCTAGTGGTGCTCGATCACCAGCAGATCACCATTACCCAGTCTGTTTTAGCCAAACTTTTAGAAAACAATACCGCGGTGGTTACCTGCAATCATACGCACCATCCGACCGGCCTTTTGCTTAATCTGGATGGTCATACCCTGCAGAGTCAGCGTTTTAAATATCAGGTAGCTGCTACGGTACCTTTGCAAAAGCAGCTCTGGCAGCAAACCGTTATGGCTAAGATCACCAACCAGGCCCATTTACTAGGGCAAAAGCAGATCGCCAATAAAACACTCTTCAACCTAGCGGCTAAAGTAAAAAGTGGGGATAGTGACAACTGCGAGGCACAGGCCGCGGCTTATTATTGGAAAAATCTTTTTCCTGAGTTCCTGAATTTTAAACGATTTCGAGAGGGAGAGCCGCCCAATAATTTGTTGAACTATGGCTATGCTATTTTAAGGGCAGTGATGGCGCGTTCGTTGGTAGGTAGCGGCTTGTTGCCCACTCTGGGCATTTTTCATCGAAACCAATATAATGCTTATTGCCTGGCCGATGATATTATGGAGCCTTATCGCCCCTACGTGGATAAAATAGTAGGTGATATTGTGCGGATGAATGGCCGGTTTTTAGAAATGACGCCATCCATGAAGCAGCAGCTGCTAGCCATACCGGCTATGGACGTTATGATCAACGGAGAGAAAAGTCCGCTGATGAATGCGATACAGCGTACTACGGCCAGTCTGGCCAAATGTTTTGAAGGCAGTTCAAGAAAACTGCTTTACCCTGTTCTGCCAACAGATATTGCCTGA
- the cas2 gene encoding CRISPR-associated endonuclease Cas2: MDFERLNAYRIMWVIVMFDLPTETKAQRKIYAKFRKQILDDGFSMFQFSLYIRHCSSRENAEVHIQRVKKILPAKGHIGILNITDKQFGMMEIFRGKELIEAPLAPQQLELF; this comes from the coding sequence ATGGATTTTGAACGTTTAAATGCCTACCGTATTATGTGGGTAATTGTTATGTTCGACCTGCCAACGGAGACAAAAGCCCAGCGAAAGATCTATGCGAAATTCCGCAAGCAGATACTCGATGATGGGTTTTCTATGTTCCAGTTCAGTTTGTATATCCGGCATTGCAGCAGCCGGGAAAATGCCGAAGTGCATATACAAAGGGTAAAAAAGATCCTGCCTGCTAAAGGGCATATCGGGATACTTAATATTACTGATAAACAGTTCGGGATGATGGAAATTTTCAGGGGAAAAGAATTGATTGAGGCCCCGCTCGCCCCCCAGCAGCTTGAATTATTCTGA
- a CDS encoding XAC2610-related protein → MILMYSRIILSIVVTLIAWSSKAQDTPAILSYHVACDSIYLNKNYHVTLATLDSTNEDDSTPNTLFSVSRLSGKQYLQIFSDSLFSKTGNVEFADFNNDRIPDILVQNISDVRSNSTYYLYLVDTINNRIKKIEGFEAIKNPVYLPQYDLISNYVMSGKTWTSFYKIQGDTIKDFDIVIYDNQANDSSYDRDYRKAIQSILKREPKRR, encoded by the coding sequence ATGATACTAATGTACAGTCGCATTATATTATCAATCGTAGTAACGTTAATAGCGTGGAGTAGCAAAGCGCAAGATACACCGGCCATTCTATCATATCATGTAGCTTGTGACTCAATATACCTCAACAAGAACTACCATGTAACGCTAGCGACTCTTGATTCAACCAACGAAGACGATAGTACGCCTAACACTCTGTTTTCTGTAAGCAGATTATCAGGAAAACAATATCTGCAGATCTTCTCCGATTCCCTTTTCAGCAAAACCGGGAACGTTGAATTTGCCGATTTTAATAATGACCGTATACCGGATATTCTAGTGCAAAATATCTCAGATGTAAGAAGCAACTCGACTTATTATTTATACTTAGTTGACACGATCAATAACCGGATAAAAAAGATCGAGGGCTTCGAAGCCATCAAAAATCCAGTTTATTTACCTCAGTACGACCTCATATCCAATTATGTGATGTCAGGGAAAACATGGACCAGCTTCTATAAAATACAAGGCGATACTATTAAGGATTTTGATATTGTAATTTACGACAATCAAGCCAATGACAGCAGTTATGACCGGGACTACAGGAAAGCAATTCAATCTATATTGAAAAGAGAACCAAAACGCCGATAG
- a CDS encoding dihydrofolate reductase family protein, with protein MRKIIVLSMITLDGVIQAPGGPKEDESDGFKYGGWTEPYGDEVYGKVVQEELRPASYLLGRKTFEIWERYWPNHRDYWPGINEGEKYVLSATRKDSDWYNTHFLTTLADIQQLKQSKGPDVQVWGSSELVHLLLSNDLVDELRLKIHPILLGKGKRLFDTNALPAVYKLSDTVITSTGVIIARYLRSGEVKTGQVEA; from the coding sequence ATGCGCAAGATCATTGTATTGTCCATGATTACACTTGATGGCGTTATCCAGGCGCCGGGCGGCCCGAAAGAAGACGAATCTGACGGATTTAAGTATGGAGGCTGGACAGAGCCTTATGGTGATGAGGTATACGGCAAAGTGGTTCAGGAAGAATTGCGACCTGCCTCCTATCTTTTAGGAAGAAAAACTTTTGAGATATGGGAGCGGTACTGGCCAAACCACAGGGACTACTGGCCAGGCATTAACGAGGGTGAAAAATATGTATTATCTGCAACCAGGAAAGATTCTGACTGGTATAATACTCATTTCTTGACAACACTGGCGGATATTCAGCAACTCAAGCAGTCAAAAGGACCAGACGTACAGGTATGGGGCAGCAGCGAATTGGTGCACCTCTTACTAAGCAACGACCTGGTAGATGAGTTAAGACTTAAAATACATCCTATACTATTGGGTAAAGGCAAAAGGCTTTTTGATACGAACGCGCTCCCCGCTGTCTACAAACTTTCAGACACTGTCATTACTTCAACCGGCGTGATCATTGCCCGTTATTTGCGATCGGGGGAAGTGAAGACAGGTCAGGTAGAAGCCTGA
- a CDS encoding VOC family protein codes for MQHSAMIEGLYETHLFVENLEASVHFYEKTLGLTPCYFESGRRIAFFWVGKPREAMLGLWENPKSQIHPQHFAFRCDTHFILNEAVSFLNERNLKPYNFLKDGSQQPMVFAWMPAIAIYFNDPDGHQLEFISVLEGEAKPDLGVISYAEWIKTHQR; via the coding sequence ATGCAACATTCAGCCATGATAGAAGGACTTTACGAAACCCATTTATTTGTTGAAAACCTGGAGGCATCGGTTCATTTCTACGAAAAGACGCTGGGCCTTACTCCCTGTTATTTTGAATCCGGAAGGCGCATTGCTTTTTTCTGGGTGGGAAAACCGCGGGAGGCGATGCTGGGACTTTGGGAAAATCCTAAATCGCAGATCCATCCACAGCATTTTGCTTTCAGATGTGATACACATTTTATTTTAAACGAGGCCGTTTCTTTTTTAAATGAGCGAAACCTCAAGCCTTATAATTTTTTGAAAGATGGGTCTCAGCAACCTATGGTTTTTGCCTGGATGCCAGCCATTGCTATTTACTTTAATGATCCGGATGGGCACCAGCTGGAATTTATATCAGTGTTGGAGGGTGAAGCAAAACCCGATTTGGGTGTTATTTCATACGCTGAGTGGATAAAGACTCATCAGCGTTAA
- a CDS encoding TolC family protein: MKNLNRILLFIITVFLSGFSFGQDTLRLAHDEFLAIVKNYHPLAFRYQLQNRIAADEIQKARGNFDPLASAKNGAKTIDGLNYYKETHVELGIPTWYGIELNGNYNYIDGQKLNNSATRGGLFQLGITLPLAKNLLYDKRRALLDQARFGLQMTEAEQQVLTNQLMLDAENIYWEWVKQYEVYQLQARTVAVNRDRLRLTQKTLEYGERAAIDTTEVLSQLQSFELQLQEAYIKFIKATQELSLFMWTKDREPYDPDFSITPADSLIENGSYQNYSSLLAALEGRSINQHAAVQYYTQKQRILESERRLKQQSLLPKLDFTYNFFNKEQYRADYFPLFQNNYQYGLKLEIPLLLREARADYRIAKSKIEQNQLDTDYKQQELTTKIIAYRNEVINYRNQIDIAQQNIINYRRLLTAEEIRFGNGESSLFLINSRENKLLEAEQKLIELRLKFVNSYNQLKWLNENFNNPWVTAR, translated from the coding sequence ATGAAAAATCTAAATAGAATATTGCTATTTATCATTACAGTGTTTTTGTCTGGCTTCAGTTTTGGGCAGGACACATTACGCCTGGCGCATGATGAGTTCCTGGCAATAGTGAAAAATTATCACCCATTGGCGTTTCGCTACCAGCTACAAAACCGCATTGCCGCCGACGAAATACAGAAAGCCCGGGGTAATTTTGACCCGCTGGCAAGCGCGAAGAATGGCGCTAAAACCATTGATGGTTTAAACTATTATAAAGAAACCCATGTTGAACTCGGAATACCCACCTGGTACGGCATAGAGCTGAACGGGAATTACAATTATATCGACGGGCAGAAACTTAACAACAGTGCTACCAGGGGAGGATTGTTCCAGTTGGGTATTACCCTGCCACTGGCGAAAAACCTGTTGTATGATAAGCGAAGAGCATTGTTAGACCAGGCTCGCTTCGGCCTCCAAATGACAGAGGCAGAACAACAGGTTTTAACCAACCAGCTTATGCTGGATGCGGAAAATATTTACTGGGAATGGGTGAAGCAATATGAAGTATATCAACTTCAGGCGCGGACAGTAGCCGTGAATCGTGATCGGTTAAGGCTCACTCAAAAAACGCTTGAATATGGCGAGCGTGCAGCCATTGATACTACTGAAGTCCTATCGCAACTTCAGAGTTTTGAATTGCAATTACAGGAAGCCTATATTAAATTCATAAAAGCAACACAGGAACTTTCTTTGTTTATGTGGACCAAAGACCGGGAACCTTACGACCCGGATTTCTCTATAACGCCCGCTGACAGCCTTATTGAAAATGGCTCCTATCAAAACTACAGTTCTCTGTTAGCAGCGTTGGAAGGCCGGTCAATCAACCAGCATGCAGCTGTTCAATACTATACTCAAAAACAACGCATATTGGAAAGTGAACGCCGGCTGAAACAACAAAGCTTATTGCCAAAGCTTGACTTTACTTATAACTTTTTCAACAAAGAGCAGTATAGAGCGGATTATTTTCCTTTGTTTCAAAACAACTATCAATATGGATTGAAGCTGGAAATCCCTCTTTTACTGAGAGAAGCCCGGGCTGATTACCGGATCGCTAAATCAAAAATTGAGCAAAACCAGCTGGATACTGACTATAAGCAGCAAGAGCTTACTACTAAAATAATCGCCTATCGAAATGAAGTGATCAATTATCGCAACCAAATTGATATTGCGCAACAAAACATTATCAATTACCGTCGACTGTTAACTGCCGAAGAAATACGTTTTGGAAACGGAGAAAGCTCGTTATTTCTTATTAACTCCAGGGAAAACAAGTTGCTGGAGGCTGAACAAAAGTTAATTGAATTGAGATTGAAGTTCGTTAATAGTTACAACCAGCTGAAATGGCTGAATGAAAACTTTAATAATCCGTGGGTAACGGCAAGATAA
- a CDS encoding HlyD family secretion protein encodes MKLESFNNIYHYNRKSRVKRWFYIFLALCVIILFLPWTQNIKVKGNVTSLLQEQRPQQLNSPIPGRIARWHVKNGDFVKKGDTILQLTEVKEDYMDPLLIDRTEEQVKAKQGVRNYYEAKVNTTDAQLSALASGRDLKLEQLKVKLGQLNNKLAAEEAELEAANNELELTTDQYQRQKKMYDEGLVSLTQLQQRSITYQNATAKKTAAQNKLAQTRQEIITVNLEQSATVQDYSEKLNKTQGELFQSKGQIESSEGDIAKLQNQVSNYKIRLGLYAVIAAQDGQIVQLNKAGIGEILKDGESIGSIVPGNVDYAVEIYIKPVDLPLVKAGQSVMFVFDGFPAIVFSGWPNTSYGIFRGKVIAVESNISANGLFRALAIEDKGKKPWPPQLKMGAGVQGIAILNDVPVWYELWRNINGFPPDYYTVKNEKPTSGNEKSK; translated from the coding sequence ATGAAATTGGAATCGTTTAATAACATCTATCACTACAATCGCAAGTCGAGAGTAAAACGTTGGTTTTATATTTTCCTTGCTTTATGCGTGATCATTTTATTTCTTCCCTGGACACAAAATATAAAGGTCAAAGGCAATGTAACCTCGCTGCTGCAAGAACAGCGCCCCCAGCAGTTAAACTCGCCCATACCGGGCCGTATTGCCAGATGGCATGTAAAGAATGGCGACTTTGTGAAGAAGGGCGATACGATACTACAACTAACAGAGGTCAAAGAAGACTATATGGATCCCTTGTTGATAGACCGTACAGAAGAGCAGGTAAAAGCCAAGCAGGGAGTAAGGAATTATTATGAGGCCAAGGTAAATACGACCGATGCCCAACTGAGTGCGCTGGCCAGCGGCAGGGACCTGAAACTGGAGCAGCTTAAAGTGAAGCTTGGCCAATTGAACAATAAACTGGCTGCTGAAGAAGCGGAACTCGAAGCTGCCAATAATGAGCTGGAACTTACCACTGACCAGTACCAGCGGCAAAAGAAAATGTATGATGAGGGACTGGTTTCGTTAACGCAGTTACAGCAAAGAAGCATTACCTATCAGAATGCAACTGCTAAAAAGACGGCTGCGCAAAACAAGCTGGCACAAACCCGGCAGGAAATCATTACGGTGAACCTGGAACAAAGCGCTACAGTGCAGGATTATTCTGAAAAGCTCAATAAAACACAGGGGGAGTTGTTTCAAAGCAAGGGACAAATTGAAAGCAGTGAAGGTGATATCGCCAAGTTGCAGAACCAGGTATCTAATTATAAAATTCGCCTTGGCCTGTATGCCGTGATTGCCGCACAGGATGGACAGATCGTGCAATTAAACAAGGCAGGTATTGGCGAAATATTAAAAGATGGTGAAAGCATCGGCTCTATCGTTCCGGGTAATGTTGATTATGCGGTGGAGATCTACATCAAGCCTGTAGACCTGCCACTGGTTAAAGCAGGCCAATCGGTAATGTTTGTTTTTGATGGGTTCCCGGCTATTGTGTTTTCGGGTTGGCCCAATACGAGTTATGGTATCTTCAGAGGAAAAGTAATTGCGGTTGAAAGCAATATTAGCGCTAACGGGCTTTTCAGGGCGTTGGCCATAGAAGATAAAGGGAAAAAGCCCTGGCCACCCCAGTTAAAAATGGGCGCAGGTGTACAAGGCATCGCCATATTGAATGATGTACCGGTATGGTATGAGCTTTGGCGAAACATCAACGGGTTCCCGCCAGATTACTACACAGTTAAAAATGAAAAACCGACGAGTGGTAATGAAAAATCTAAATAG